A genome region from Natranaeroarchaeum sulfidigenes includes the following:
- the trpG gene encoding anthranilate synthase component II, whose product MSGTAESAAATDDEDRPTVLFIDNFDSFTYNLVEYVSEYAETAVLRNTASLEDVRAVEPDAIIISPGPGHPKHDRDVGVTMDVLREVSPEVPTLGVCLGLEAAVYEYGGTVGRAPSPIHGKASSIEHDGSGVFDGLDQGFRGGRYHSLVATAVPDCFEVTASAEHAGEELVMGIRHREYPIECVQFHPESVLTGVGHDLIENFLDGL is encoded by the coding sequence ATGAGCGGAACGGCGGAGTCGGCCGCGGCGACCGACGACGAGGATCGACCGACGGTTCTCTTCATCGATAACTTCGACTCGTTTACCTACAACCTGGTCGAGTACGTCAGCGAGTACGCCGAGACCGCCGTCCTGCGGAACACGGCGTCCCTCGAAGACGTTCGGGCCGTAGAGCCCGATGCGATCATCATCAGTCCCGGGCCGGGGCACCCGAAACACGACAGGGATGTCGGCGTCACGATGGACGTGCTCCGGGAAGTCAGTCCCGAGGTACCGACGCTTGGCGTCTGTCTCGGCCTCGAAGCAGCGGTCTACGAGTACGGCGGGACGGTCGGCCGTGCGCCCTCACCGATCCACGGCAAGGCATCGTCGATCGAGCACGACGGCTCGGGCGTCTTCGACGGGCTCGATCAGGGCTTTCGTGGCGGTCGGTACCACTCGCTGGTTGCGACAGCGGTGCCGGACTGTTTCGAGGTGACGGCAAGCGCAGAGCACGCTGGCGAAGAGCTAGTGATGGGAATCAGACACCGCGAGTACCCGATCGAATGCGTCCAGTTCCATCCCGAAAGCGTCCTGACCGGGGTCGGCCACGATCTGATCGAGAACTTCCTCGACGGCCTCTAG